In the genome of Sinobacterium caligoides, one region contains:
- a CDS encoding TraB/GumN family protein, whose protein sequence is MKTSKIIIISLLMSLNLWAHNALAASSVWKVSKGQEYFYVGGTVHLLTAADHPLPKEFYRAYRDTDKLVMETDIAATQQLAFQAQLMMAMSYTDERVLASELSPEVYARLTDFMAARKLPLAGFAKFRPWGLSLAITMLEYQRLGMVPNQGVDFSFSSLARADHKTMTSLETPQQQLQALSSMDKIDPNTMIDYTLRDLKSLPEFIQQMKSSWRSGDLEALASNHVVTQMKNEFPEIYRALITERNNAWMRQIPTLLSDGKRPLILVGALHLVGQEGLLKQLQAQGFQVEQL, encoded by the coding sequence ATGAAGACAAGCAAGATTATCATTATCAGCCTACTGATGAGCCTTAACCTATGGGCACACAACGCGCTGGCAGCGTCTTCTGTATGGAAGGTCAGCAAGGGGCAGGAGTACTTTTATGTTGGCGGTACCGTCCACCTGCTCACAGCTGCCGACCACCCGCTGCCCAAGGAGTTCTACCGCGCGTATCGGGATACCGATAAGCTGGTGATGGAAACCGACATCGCCGCCACCCAACAGCTCGCCTTCCAAGCGCAGCTGATGATGGCCATGAGCTACACCGATGAGCGCGTGCTTGCCAGCGAGCTGAGCCCTGAGGTCTATGCTCGACTGACCGACTTCATGGCAGCGCGCAAACTTCCCCTCGCCGGCTTCGCCAAGTTTCGTCCCTGGGGGCTATCGCTGGCCATCACCATGCTGGAATATCAGCGCCTGGGCATGGTGCCTAACCAGGGCGTCGACTTCTCTTTCAGTAGCCTGGCGCGAGCCGACCATAAGACCATGACCAGCTTAGAGACACCGCAGCAACAGCTGCAGGCCCTTTCCTCGATGGACAAAATCGATCCCAACACAATGATCGACTACACGCTTCGCGACCTGAAAAGCTTGCCTGAGTTTATTCAGCAGATGAAGAGCAGCTGGCGCAGCGGCGACCTCGAAGCGCTGGCCAGCAACCACGTTGTCACGCAGATGAAAAACGAGTTTCCGGAGATCTATCGCGCACTGATCACCGAGCGCAACAATGCCTGGATGCGACAAATTCCCACACTGCTCAGTGATGGTAAAAGACCCTTAATCTTAGTCGGCGCGCTGCACCTAGTCGGTCAAGAAGGGCTACTGAAGCAACTGCAGGCCCAAGGCTTCCAGGTAGAGCAGCTTTAA
- a CDS encoding GNAT family N-acetyltransferase, which yields MSTSLQAMSEEDYSRYFQSAISSYAKANVDSGRWPEAEALQRAKEAHDKLLPAGLATEDNYFFHLVSAEQQQPVGHIWVKLENNVNSTSAFIYDIEINPSYRRRGYAKSALANIEKFVTELGASSLGLHVFNHNAAAVALYHSVGYQTVSHNMQKNLTQ from the coding sequence ATGAGTACATCCCTGCAAGCGATGAGCGAAGAGGACTACTCTCGCTACTTTCAGTCGGCGATTAGTAGCTATGCCAAAGCGAACGTGGACTCGGGCCGCTGGCCTGAGGCCGAGGCCTTGCAGCGCGCCAAGGAGGCACACGACAAGCTGCTGCCCGCAGGGCTAGCCACCGAGGACAACTACTTTTTTCACCTCGTTAGCGCTGAACAGCAACAGCCCGTCGGCCACATCTGGGTGAAGCTAGAGAACAACGTTAACTCAACCTCCGCCTTTATCTATGATATCGAAATCAACCCAAGCTATCGTCGTAGGGGTTACGCCAAATCGGCACTGGCCAATATTGAAAAATTCGTCACCGAGCTGGGTGCCAGCAGCCTCGGCCTACATGTCTTCAACCACAATGCGGCCGCCGTGGCACTGTATCATAGCGTCGGTTACCAGACCGTCAGTCACAATATGCAGAAAAATTTAACGCAGTAA
- a CDS encoding GNAT family N-acetyltransferase, producing MSKFKKIVVRQYVDGDFDRVSEIHDLARPIELQGSCDAQAFITLADDRDGLSDFQQSQKLVAVADDVVMGFVGISGAEVSWLYVDPTAFGSRIGAKLLLNAFAAMDHIPIAYVLAGNVTARKFYHHFGFQEVTQFDSDNNGYPCRVIKLQMECKNVYPTAPAGLNSQRYRAAVKAERKNARDWSRSVGISA from the coding sequence GTGAGTAAGTTTAAAAAAATTGTTGTACGCCAATATGTTGATGGCGATTTTGACCGTGTCAGCGAGATTCATGATCTCGCACGCCCGATCGAACTACAGGGCTCCTGTGATGCCCAGGCCTTTATCACCCTCGCCGATGACCGTGACGGGCTCAGTGATTTTCAGCAATCGCAGAAGCTGGTCGCTGTCGCCGATGACGTTGTCATGGGCTTCGTCGGCATCAGCGGTGCCGAGGTTAGCTGGCTGTATGTAGACCCGACAGCCTTCGGCAGTAGAATCGGCGCCAAACTACTGCTCAACGCCTTCGCCGCGATGGATCATATTCCCATTGCCTACGTCTTGGCCGGCAATGTAACGGCACGCAAATTTTACCACCACTTCGGCTTCCAAGAAGTTACCCAGTTCGACAGCGACAACAACGGCTACCCCTGTCGTGTAATTAAGCTGCAGATGGAGTGCAAGAACGTCTACCCAACGGCGCCGGCCGGACTCAACTCTCAGCGCTACAGAGCGGCTGTTAAGGCGGAGAGAAAAAACGCTCGGGACTGGTCCCGCAGCGTCGGCATCTCTGCCTGA
- a CDS encoding DUF3592 domain-containing protein has translation MNITLIINIIALTLFLIGTGNAIKVFLRRRWPSTEAKILISRISPLPLDQFMASNPRFNDEGELERAVSNKLFTFKSGYLPHLLYRYQVDQQVLFSRRMYSAPLYLFNVSLLRFYTEGASYPVHYHPNKPQQCFLRQSSYLPSLLVITLAIGVLLHQPLLALLPG, from the coding sequence ATGAATATTACTCTAATTATCAACATCATCGCCCTAACGCTATTCTTGATCGGCACTGGCAATGCGATAAAAGTCTTTCTACGTAGGCGCTGGCCGTCGACCGAGGCTAAGATTCTTATTAGTCGCATCAGTCCACTACCACTGGATCAATTTATGGCCTCGAACCCGCGCTTCAACGATGAGGGTGAACTAGAGAGGGCCGTAAGTAATAAGTTATTCACCTTCAAGTCTGGCTATCTGCCTCACCTACTCTATCGCTATCAGGTCGACCAACAGGTGTTATTCAGCCGCAGAATGTATTCCGCACCGCTCTACTTATTCAACGTCTCGCTGCTGCGTTTCTATACCGAAGGCGCCAGCTACCCCGTGCACTACCACCCCAATAAACCACAACAATGTTTCCTTCGGCAATCGAGCTACCTACCCTCGCTGCTAGTCATCACACTCGCGATCGGCGTGCTGTTGCATCAGCCCCTGTTGGCGCTGCTGCCCGGTTAA
- a CDS encoding DUF3313 family protein has protein sequence MNKLLAILLLSSLLSACASGPGRPIDSNDGFIDDFSRLEQFQGKENVLYWLNPQLQQKQYRHIILNPVINLVDNAKHPALVNDSAQYITEQLWREFKQQGLLSNSHADDTITLSMAITHIGLVQKGFSAWDILPARLLIDATKNATGLADAELVVIIEIRVTDSESKQAVAEVVMNLRGDKTHSSSSTVTLETLKPELDLWIKEIANNFEQPLLRHQAAAKP, from the coding sequence ATGAACAAACTCCTTGCCATACTGCTACTGTCTAGCTTACTCAGTGCCTGCGCCTCCGGGCCCGGTCGTCCGATCGACAGCAACGACGGCTTTATCGATGACTTCAGCCGCCTCGAGCAGTTCCAGGGCAAAGAGAACGTGCTCTACTGGCTCAATCCACAGCTGCAGCAGAAACAATACCGCCACATCATCCTCAACCCAGTGATCAACTTGGTCGACAACGCCAAGCACCCAGCACTGGTCAATGATTCCGCCCAATATATCACCGAGCAACTGTGGCGCGAGTTCAAGCAGCAGGGGCTACTCAGTAACAGCCATGCGGACGACACCATCACCCTGTCGATGGCGATCACCCACATCGGCTTAGTACAGAAGGGCTTTTCCGCCTGGGACATCCTCCCCGCCCGATTGTTAATCGACGCCACCAAGAACGCCACCGGCCTCGCCGATGCCGAGCTGGTAGTGATCATCGAAATCAGGGTCACCGATAGCGAAAGCAAACAGGCCGTCGCCGAGGTGGTGATGAACCTGCGGGGCGACAAGACCCATTCCAGCTCCTCGACCGTCACCCTCGAGACCCTCAAGCCAGAGCTCGACCTGTGG